A region from the Arachis ipaensis cultivar K30076 chromosome B01, Araip1.1, whole genome shotgun sequence genome encodes:
- the LOC107619686 gene encoding rho GDP-dissociation inhibitor 1-like — protein MSLAIGVASKSSMGFEDKSNDDATTPDTHHHSGKGAATDDESGDERGQSLSRYKSESSVALTEDEEDDDDRKIELGPQCTLKEQLEKDKDDESLRRWKEQLLGSVDMNSVGETLEPEVKILSLAIKVDGRPDIVLPIPETGNPNGSWFTLKEGSHYRLMFTFQVSHNIVSGLKYTNTVWKTGIKVDSTKEMIGTFSPQAEPYTHEMPEETTPSGIFARGSYSAKTKFVDDDNKSYLDITYTFDIRKDWQ, from the exons ATGTCTTTGGCCATTGGAGTGGCTTCAAAAAGCAGCATGGGTTTTGAGGACAAGAGCAACGACGATGCAACTACCCCTGACACGCACCACCACTCCGGGAAAGGTGCCGCCACTGACGATGAAAGCGGCGATGAACGAGGCCAGAGTCTCAGTAGGTACAAGAGTGAGAGCTCGGTTGCTCTCACCGAGGACGAAGAAGATGACGACGACAGGAAGATTGAGTTGGGCCCTCAGTGCACCTTGAAAGAGCAGCTCGAGAAGGAcaag GATGACGAGAGCTTGAGGAGGTGGAAGGAACAGCTTCTTGGAAGCGTCGACATGAATTCTGTTGGAG AAACTTTGGAGCCCGAGGTGAAGATCCTGAGCCTTGCAATAAAGGTAGATGGTAGACCTGACATTGTTCTTCCAATACCAGAAACAGGAAATCCCAATGGTTCGTGGTTTACTTTGAAAGAAGGTAGCCATTACAGGCTCATGTTCACTTTCCAGGTTAGCCATAACATAGTTTCCGGTCTCAAATACACCAACACTGTGTGGAAAACTGGTATCAAGG TGGACAGTACCAAAGAGATGATTGGAACATTTAGCCCACAAGCAGAGCCTTACACGCATGAGATGCCAGAAGAGACAACACCATCTGGGATATTTGCTAGAGGATCATACTCTGCCAAAACTAAG TTTGTTGATGATGACAACAAGTCATACTTGGATATCACCTACACTTTTGATATTCGAAAGGACTGGCAATAG